One window of the Thamnophis elegans isolate rThaEle1 chromosome 6, rThaEle1.pri, whole genome shotgun sequence genome contains the following:
- the ZNF622 gene encoding zinc finger protein 622: MSDASASLGAPAPASYTCITCRVTIKDADVQRAHYKTDWHRYNLKRKVAEMPPVTAENFQERVLAQRAGLEEQNKATATYCVACSKRFSNFNAYENHLKSRKHLELEKKAVQAVSKKVELLNEKNLEKGLAQENVDKDAMNTAIQQAVKAQPSSSPKKIALSADAVGSSLVEESSSSLQRKEHMERPPRLHWFEQQAKKLTQEQADDEEKEEDMEEEGWEDMDSGEESEEEVEGNPDEVESRVPGNDGAEPDAIPITDCLFCSHHSSCFMKNVAHMTKDHSFFIPDIEYLVDFRGLIKYLGEKIGVGKICLWCNEKGKSFYTTKAVQAHMNDKSHCKLFIEGDAALEFADFYDFRSSYPDYQEGEDVEMPEQMPSEKKLDYDDETMELILPSGARIGHRSLMRYYKQRFGASRAIVVSRNKQTVGRVLQQYKALGWTSNSGGAALARERDMQYLQRMKAKWMLKTSMQNNITKQMHFRSQVQF, translated from the exons ATGAGCGACGCGTCGGCTTCCCTCGGAGCGCCAG CTCCAGCATCATACACCTGCATCACTTGCCGAGTAACTATCAAGGATGCAGATGTTCAGCGAGCCCACTATAAGACTGACTGGCACAGGTATAACTTAAAGAGAAAAGTCGCTGAGATGCCTCCTGTCACTGCTGAGAACTTTCAAGAGAGAGTACTCGCCCAAAGAGCAGGACTGGAAGAACAGAACAAGGCCACTGCAACTTATTGTGTGGCTTGCAGCAAGAGATTTTCCAACTTCAACGCGTATGAGAACCACCTGAAATCCAGGAAACATTTGGAGCTTGAGAAGAAAGCGGTCCAAGCTGTCAGCAAGAAAGTGGAGCTCTTGAATGAGAAGAATTTAGAGAAGGGCCTTGCTCAAGAGAACGTTGACAAAGATGCTATGAATACTGCTATCCAGCAAGCCGTCAAAGCTCAGCCATCCTCGTCTCCAAAGAAGATTGCCCTGTCTGCAGATGCCGTTGGTTCGTCTCTCGTGGAAGAAAGCAGCAGTTCGCTTCAGAGAAAAGAGCACATGGAAAGGCCACCTCGATTACACTGGTTTGAGCAACAGGCTAAGAAGCTGACACAAGAGCAGGCTGATgatgaagaaaaggaggaagatatggaGGAAG AAGGTTGGGAGGATATGGACTCAGGTGAAGAGTCTGAAGAAGAGGTAGAAGGAAATCCAGATGAAGTGGAAAGCCGTGTACCTGGGAATGATGGGGCTGAACCTGATGCAATTCCTATAACAGACTGCTTATTCTGTTCTCACCATTCAAGTTGTTTCATGAAGAATGTGGCCCACATGACAAAAGACCATAGTTTTTTTATTCCAGACATAGAATACCTTGTAGACTTCAGAGGGTTGATCAAGTATTTGG GAGAGAAGATTGGGGTTGGGAAGATCTGTCTATGGTGCAATGAGAAAGGGAAGTCCTTCTACACAACTAAAGCTGTACAGGCACATATGAATGACAAAAGCCATTGCAAGCTCTTCATTGAGGGAGACGCTGCTTTGGAATTTGCAGACTTCTATGATTTCAG GAGCAGTTATCCTGATTACCAAGAAGGGGAGGATGTAGAGATGCCCGAACAAATGCCATCAGAAAAGAAATTGGACTACGATGATGAAACTATGGAGCTGATTTTACCTTCAG gTGCCAGGATTGGTCACCGTTCCTTGATGAGATATTACAAGCAGCGATTTGGTGCTTCGCGAGCAATCGTGGTTTCCAGAAACAAACAGACAGTGGGCAGAGTGTTGCAGCAGTATAAAGCCCTTGGTTGGACAAGCAACTCAG GAGGAGCAGCTCTGGCTCGTGAGCGTGACATGCAGTACCTTCAAAGGATGAAAGCAAAGTGGATGCTGAAAACGAGCATGCAAAATAACATCACAAAGCAGATGCATTTCCGGTCACAAGTCCAGTTCTAA